A region of Mastacembelus armatus unplaced genomic scaffold, fMasArm1.2, whole genome shotgun sequence DNA encodes the following proteins:
- the LOC113121334 gene encoding leukotriene B4 receptor 1 produces the protein MNHSAEQASLGEMAPEELGTAVASVILGLSFLVGAPGNLLVIWTILRHVKQRSHTVVLILHLAAADLLVLITLPLWIYSLVYTWVFGDALCKALVYMINACMYSSVFLITIMSVERFMAVRHPFASADWKRKKALSKVLLALWTASFLFSIPVIPTQVVGNDDGKEQCLYRFYTSVAQELVCVLLETLVGYIIPFTILVVCYGCLCSRITQMTFKSKRKSTVLITSIVIVFAICWTPHHIGNILSLINLAIADSFPETAESLEDVRSTMSFIAGAMVFISSTVNPILYMFAARSFRSSLRDTGIQQLFRHISSTAPGEGNRELSFVSKRHNNQTSSSQCVSESKDQMEILIKMCENNPS, from the coding sequence ATGAACCACTCAGCTGAGCAGGCTTCTTTAGGAGAAATGGCCCCTGAAGAGCTCGGGACAGCGGTGGCCAGTGTGATCCTGGGACTGTCCTTCCTGGTAGGAGCCCCGGGGAACCTGTTGGTGATCTGGACTATCTTGAGACATGTCAAGCAGCGTTCCCATACTGTTGTGCTGATCCTGCACCTGGCGGCTGCAGACCTGCTGGTCCTCATCACCCTGCCTCTGTGGATCTACTCCCTGGTATATACTTGGGTGTTTGGAGACGCTTTATGCAAAGCCTTGGTGTACATGATCAATGCCTGTATGTACAGCAGTGTCTTCCTCATAACCATCATGAGCGTGGAGCGTTTTATGGCTGTGCGTCATCCCTTTGCCTCGGCTgactggaagagaaaaaaagctcTGAGTAAAGTACTGCTGGCCTTGTGGACTGCTTCATTCCTGTTTAGCATCCCTGTCATCCCAACACAGGTCGTAGGGAACGACGATGGTAAAGAACAATGTCTGTACCGGTTTTACACGTCTGTGGCCCAGGAActggtgtgtgtgctgctggagACACTGGTGGGCTACATAATACCCTTCACCATCCTGGTGGTCTGCTATGGCTGCCTGTGCAGTCGGATTACTCAGATGACCTTCAAGTCCAAACGCAAGTCTACTGTCCTTATCACCAGTATAGTGATAGTGTTTGCCATTTGTTGGACACCTCACCACATTGGAAATATCCTCTCACTTATCAACCTGGCCATTGCAGACTCCTTCCCTGAAACAGCAGAAAGTCTGGAGGATGTCCGGAGCACCATGTCCTTCATTGCTGGAGCCATGGTTTTCATCAGCAGCACTGTTAACCCCATCCTCTACATGTTCGCAGCTCGTTCCTTCAGAAGCTCCCTGCGTGACACCGGCATCCAGCAGCTCTTCCGCCACATCTCCAGCACAGCGCCAGGTGAGGGCAATAGGGAGTTGTCCTTCGTGTCCAAGAGGCACAACAATCAGACCAGCAGctctcagtgtgtgtcagagtcGAAAGACCAGATGGAAATattgataaaaatgtgtgaaaataatCCATCCTGA
- the LOC117152637 gene encoding leukotriene B4 receptor 1-like gives MNHSAEQASLEEMAPEELGTVVASVILGLSFLVGAPGNLLVIWTILRHVKQRSHTVVLILHLAAADLLVLITLPLWIYSLVYTWVFGDALCKALVYIVRVCMFSSIFFITLMSVERFLAVCHPFALLRWKTKSIMNQCIILLLLWLLALLLGVPTILTQPMHKSGGTEQCFYKEFSSVTEEIILLCLETLGGFVGPFLILSICYCLVAAQIKKMRYNSKQKSVVLIHAVVIAFTLCWLPYHIINIVDLVCSLRSDTEHVGQCVPESVVFISGALVFISSSVNPVLYTFFARNLRGSLEESRLVRLFQEMASYTNKLGELVIQQETGQRAAETHVELK, from the coding sequence ATGAACCATTCAGCTGAGCAGGCTTCTTTAGAAGAAATGGCCCCTGAAGAGCTCGGGACAGTGGTGGCCAGTGTGATCCTGGGACTGTCCTTCCTGGTAGGAGCCCCGGGGAACCTGTTGGTGATCTGGACTATCTTGAGACATGTCAAGCAGCGTTCCCATACTGTTGTGCTGATCCTGCACCTGGCGGCTGCAGACCTGCTGGTCCTCATCACCCTGCCTCTGTGGATCTACTCCCTGGTATATACTTGGGTGTTTGGAGATGCTTTATGCAAAGCCTTGGTGTACATTGTGAGAGTGTGCATGTTCAGCAGCATCTTTTTCATCACTCTTATGAGTGTGGAGCGCTTTCTAGCTGTCTGTCATCCATTTGCATTGCTGCGCTGGAAGACCAAGAGCATTATGAACCAATGTAtcatattgttattgttatggCTGCTTGCTCTGCTTCTTGGAGTGCCTACTATTCTGACTCAGCCTATGCACAAATCCGGTGGAACTGAGCAGTGTTTTTACAAGGAATTCAGCTCTGTGACAGAGGAAATCATTCTCTTGTGTCTCGAGACCTTGGGAGGGTTTGTAGGTCCTTTTTTAATTCTCAGTATCTGTTACTGTCTAGTAGCTGCCCAGATCAAGAAAATGAGATACAACTCCAAACAGAAATCAGTGGTTCTTATCCACGCTGTGGTGATAGCTTTCACTCTGTGCTGGTTGCCTTACCATATTATCAACATCGTTGACCTGGTTTGCAGCCTAAGATCAGATACGGAACATGTTGGCCAGTGTGTGCCAGAGAGTGTTGTCTTCATCTCTGGTGCGCTTGTTTTCATCAGCAGTTCAGTGAATCCTGTCTTATATACCTTCTTTGCGAGGAACCTACGAGGGAGTCTGGAGGAGTCCCGGCTTGTCAGGCTTTTCCAGGAAATGGCCAGTTACACCAACAAACTTGGAGAGCTGGTAATACAACAGGAGACTGGCCAGAgggcagcagaaacacatgTAGAGCTGAAATAG
- the LOC113121314 gene encoding E3 ubiquitin-protein ligase AMFR, with protein sequence MPLLFLERFPWPSLQTYTALSVALLAGSIFSAYTTVTDPGFGALETEESPAPHEADLKNLNNDISNTELATTVLWYLVTDSLFVWVLVNTFCCSMMLIAKMIQYVVFGPLRVSEKQHLKDKFWNFIFYKFIFIFGVLNVQTVDEVVMWCLWFAALVFLHLMVQLCKDRFEYLSFSPSTPMNSHVRVLCLLVSLLLDCCGLAVVCGLLGASHGMHTLSFMAAECLLVTVRTGHVIIRYSIHLWDLNHPGTWESKGTYLYYTDFIMELAMLFLDLMHHIHMLLFGNIWLSMASLVIFMQLRYLFHEVQRRVRRHKNYLRVINNMEARFAVATAEELAANDDDCAICWDTMLTARKLPCGHLFHNSCLRSWLEQDTSCPTCRTSLNINGDGGEVRSQQQDRGLEDNIGPVGAAPEARPHINQHNHFFHFDGSRIASWLPSFSVEVMHTTNILGIAQANNSQLMAMAHQIQEMFPQVPSYLVMQDLQLTRSVEVTTDNILEGRIQVPFPTQAIERAPTQVNPGHDEQAGPSGAAEQGLSESDNMEARGGRFSKSADERQKMLKQRKEEMIQQARRRFLNKSSEEQDEDLPQLEEDIVPELDSTVLRRRTMAAAAERRMQNQQDP encoded by the exons ATGCCTCTGCTGTTTCTGGAGAGGTTTCCTTGGCCCAGCCTGCAGACCTACACAGCACTGAGTGTGGCTTTGCTTGCTGGAAGCATTTTCAGTGCCTACACCACTGTGACTGATCCCGGCTTCGGGGCCTTGGAAACAGAAGAAAGTCCAGCTCCCCATGAAGCAGATCTTAAGAATCTAAACAATGATATTAGTAACACAGAACTGGCAACCACAGTCCTCTGGTATCTTGTCACCGACAGTCTCTTTGTATGG GTGTTAGTCAACACATTCTGCTGCTCGATGATGTTAATTGCTAAAATGATTCAGTATGTGGTGTTCGGCCCACTTCGAGTCAGTGAGAAGCAG CACCTTAAAGATAAATTCTGGAACTTCATCTTCTATaagtttattttcatctttggCGTATTGAACGTGCAGACAGTGGATGAGGTGGTCATGTGGTGTTTGTGGTTCGCTGCTCTGGTCTTCCTCCACCTCATGGTTCAGCTCTGCAAAGACCGATTTGAATAT TTGTCATTTTCCCCCTCCACTCCCATGAACAGCCATGTGCGAGTGCTGTGTCTGCTGGTTTCGCTGCTGCTGGACTGCTGTGGCCTGGCTGTGGTCTGTGGTCTGCTGGGAGCTTCCCATGGCATGCACACTCTATCCTTTATGGCAGCAGAG TGTCTGCTGGTAACTGTACGCACTGGGCATGTCATCATACG GTACTCCATTCATCTGTGGGATCTCAACCATCCAGGGACTTGGGAGAGTAAGGGAACATATCTCTACTACACAGACTTCATCATGGAGCTAGCTATGTTGTTTCTGGACCTCATGCACCACATCCACATGCTG CTTTTTGGTAACATCTGGCTGTCCATGGCAAGCTTGGTTATCTTCATGCAGTTGAGGTATCTCTTCCATGAGGTGCAGCGCCGTGTCCGTCGACACAAGAACTACCTTCGCGTCATCAACAATATGGAGGCTAG ATTTGCAGTTGCGACAGCAGAGGAGCTGGCAGCCAACGATGATGATTGTGCCATCTGCTGGGATACCATGTTGACAGCACGGAAACTGCCCTGTGGCCATCTCTTCCACAA ctcGTGTCTGCGCTCATGGCTCGAGCAGGACACCTCATGTCCAACGTGTCGGACATCCCTGAACATTAATGGGGATGGGGGTGAGGTGAGAAGCCAGCAGCAGGACCGGGGCTTGGAAGACAACATTGGCCCTGTAGGAGCTGCTCCTGAGGCCAGACCACATATCAACCAGCACAACCATTTCTTCCACTTTGATG GGTCTCGCATTGCCAGCTGGCTGCCCAGTTTCTCAGTGGAAGTAATGCACACTACCAATATCTTGGGCATTGCTCAAGCTAACAACTCCCAGCTCATGGCCATG GCTCATCAGATCCAGGAGATGTTCCCTCAGGTGCCCTCCTACCTGGTAATGCAGGACCTGCAGCTGACCCGCTCTGTGGAGGtcaccactgacaacattctGGAGGGACGCATCCAGGTGCCTTTCCCCACACAG GCTATAGAGCGAGCCCCTACACAAGTGAACCCTGGACACGATGAACAGGCAGGGCCCAGTGGAGCAGCTGAGCAAGGCCTCAGTGAATCAGACAACATGGAGGCCAGAGGAGGTCGCTTCTCTAAGTCGGCTGACGAGAGGCAGAAGATGTTAaagcagaggaaagaagagatgATCCAACAAGCACGCAG